Proteins encoded by one window of Patescibacteria group bacterium:
- the uvrC gene encoding excinuclease ABC subunit UvrC, whose protein sequence is MQKKLENIPQKPGVYFFKDQKNNILYIGKATNLKSRVRSYFQKSASLEITKQIMVQKAVDVDYVIVDSPTEALLLESSLIKKYKPPYNISLKDDKYFVYLKVTLDEEFPRVLTVRRVEKDKNRYFGPYASATAVKNTLHLLKRIFPYKICKNPPEQPCLGYHIGRCLGHITDTNTKKDYQQIVRGVINFLEGKNTKIVSDLKAEMKLASKQKKFEKAARLRDQIFSIGSVMERQKVVSTKKENQDFVSIARTESIAAINLFMVREGKLIHQESFLLEHVKNRPDEKLLESFLSQYYSQVSQFPKQIFIPVNISDFEILEQFTKARITVPKRGRKQKLIKLGAINAEQYLRRHELEVAGRDQIGMKAIQELAEKLGLKKPPHRIEAYDISNIQGTNAVGSMVVFTDGMPDKAQYRKFKIKTVKGANDPAMMREVLSRRFEKVKAEMKNRWLLPDLVILDGGKGQLSSGVSVLARGGIKIPIVALAKQEEEIFVPGKSESIRISHDSESLKILQRIRDEAHRFAIGFYRSRHRKATHRSLLDEIPGVGPVSKKKLIREFGSVQGIRDADVLQLEKAVGKKLAKIVREYL, encoded by the coding sequence ATGCAGAAAAAACTGGAAAACATACCACAGAAGCCGGGTGTCTACTTTTTCAAGGACCAGAAGAATAACATTCTTTATATTGGCAAGGCAACTAACCTGAAAAGCAGGGTGCGTTCGTATTTCCAGAAATCCGCTTCTTTGGAAATCACTAAGCAGATCATGGTGCAGAAGGCGGTGGACGTGGACTATGTAATAGTGGATTCGCCGACGGAGGCACTGCTACTCGAATCCAGTTTAATTAAAAAATACAAACCGCCCTATAATATCAGTTTGAAAGATGATAAATATTTTGTGTATCTGAAAGTAACATTGGATGAAGAGTTTCCGCGGGTGCTGACGGTGCGCCGGGTGGAAAAAGATAAAAACCGTTACTTCGGTCCGTACGCGTCCGCCACGGCGGTGAAAAATACTTTGCATCTTTTGAAAAGAATTTTTCCGTATAAAATTTGTAAAAATCCGCCGGAGCAGCCGTGTCTGGGATATCATATCGGCCGGTGTCTGGGACATATTACGGATACAAATACGAAAAAAGATTATCAGCAGATCGTCCGGGGGGTGATCAATTTTCTGGAAGGAAAAAATACCAAAATTGTTTCCGATCTGAAAGCGGAAATGAAACTGGCATCCAAGCAGAAGAAGTTTGAAAAGGCGGCCCGGCTGCGCGATCAGATTTTTTCCATCGGGTCGGTAATGGAACGGCAGAAAGTGGTGTCCACCAAAAAAGAAAACCAGGACTTTGTCAGTATCGCCCGCACTGAAAGCATTGCCGCGATCAATCTGTTCATGGTGCGGGAAGGAAAACTGATTCACCAGGAAAGTTTTCTGCTGGAGCATGTGAAAAACCGACCGGATGAAAAACTGCTGGAGTCATTTTTGAGCCAGTATTATTCACAAGTTTCCCAATTCCCGAAACAGATTTTTATTCCCGTAAATATCAGCGATTTTGAAATACTGGAACAGTTCACCAAAGCTAGAATCACCGTTCCGAAAAGAGGACGCAAGCAGAAACTGATTAAACTGGGAGCGATCAACGCCGAGCAGTATTTGCGCCGGCATGAACTGGAAGTTGCCGGCCGTGATCAGATCGGCATGAAAGCAATTCAGGAGCTTGCGGAGAAACTGGGCCTGAAAAAACCCCCGCACCGGATCGAGGCATATGATATTTCCAATATCCAAGGTACCAACGCGGTTGGATCCATGGTGGTTTTTACGGATGGAATGCCGGATAAAGCGCAGTACCGTAAATTTAAAATCAAGACCGTTAAAGGTGCGAACGATCCGGCAATGATGCGTGAGGTATTGAGTAGAAGGTTTGAAAAAGTAAAAGCCGAAATGAAAAATCGCTGGTTGTTGCCGGATCTGGTTATTCTGGACGGAGGTAAGGGGCAACTGAGCTCGGGGGTTTCGGTCTTGGCGCGTGGCGGAATTAAAATCCCGATTGTGGCACTTGCTAAACAAGAAGAAGAAATATTTGTTCCGGGAAAAAGCGAATCAATCAGGATCTCCCACGATTCGGAAAGTTTGAAAATACTGCAGAGGATCCGCGATGAAGCGCACCGGTTTGCAATCGGATTTTATCGTTCAAGACACAGGAAGGCGACACATCGGTCGCTTCTGGACGAGATTCCGGGAGTCGGACCTGTCTCTAAGAAAAAACTGATCCGGGAATTCGGTTCGGTGCAGGGGATTCGTGATGCTGATGTTTTGCAATTGGAAAAAGCGGTGGGTAAAAAATTAGCAAAAATTGTGAGAGAATATTTATAA
- a CDS encoding ribonuclease J has product MNPKNTKHRSKQNNRIRVYRADTAEIKQDKKEEMNKRGEPVLKVIVMGGNEEVGRNMTILEYGKDIIIIDMGLQFPEEDMPGIDYIIPNISYLKGKEKNIKGVIITHGHYDHIGAIPHIMNKIGNPPIYGSPLTLGIIAKRQDDFKQSGKLNLNPVSNKDILTIGRFKIEFFGVSHNIPGSFGVIVHTPVGPIVHTGDFKLDLQPVGDVEPDIAKIARLGEKNVLALLCDSTNATQPGHQFTETEIQGNLEDIIRMAQGRIIVGTFASLLMRVQQIIQLAEKYNRKVVIDGYSMKTNIEIAQKLGYLKINKGTLLPMSELQNYPSRRILVLCTGAQGEGRAVLMRIANREHKVIRIEPEDTVVFSSSVVPGNERSVQRLVDTLYREGAEVINYKMMDIHAGGHAKQEDLKLIIKLINPKYFVPIEGNHSFLKVHAKVAMSVGFDPKKIFVADNGQIMEFTKTTGRLTSKKVPSDYVFVDGLGVGDVSNVVLRDRRMMSDDGMLVVIATIDAKTGNLIGNPDIISRGFVYMKENKKLISDTREKVKNLLNDKHPNSSANDAYIKNKIRDDIGQFLFSKTQRRPMVLPVVIEV; this is encoded by the coding sequence ATGAATCCAAAAAACACAAAACATCGTTCAAAACAAAATAACCGGATCAGAGTTTATCGCGCAGATACCGCCGAGATAAAGCAGGATAAAAAAGAAGAAATGAATAAAAGAGGCGAGCCGGTACTGAAAGTTATTGTCATGGGTGGAAATGAAGAAGTGGGTCGCAATATGACGATTCTGGAATACGGCAAGGACATTATTATCATTGATATGGGTCTGCAATTCCCCGAGGAAGATATGCCGGGGATTGATTATATTATCCCGAATATTTCTTACCTTAAGGGTAAAGAAAAAAATATTAAGGGGGTAATTATCACTCATGGTCACTATGATCATATCGGCGCTATTCCACATATCATGAATAAAATCGGAAATCCGCCGATTTATGGCAGTCCGTTAACACTCGGTATTATTGCCAAAAGACAGGACGATTTCAAACAAAGCGGAAAATTGAATCTGAATCCGGTCAGCAATAAGGATATTTTAACTATCGGCCGGTTTAAAATTGAATTCTTCGGCGTCAGTCATAATATCCCGGGGTCATTTGGCGTAATTGTTCATACTCCGGTTGGTCCGATCGTGCATACGGGAGACTTTAAACTGGATCTTCAGCCGGTCGGTGACGTGGAACCGGATATTGCCAAGATTGCCAGACTAGGTGAAAAAAATGTGCTGGCTCTATTGTGTGACAGTACCAACGCAACCCAGCCCGGTCATCAGTTCACTGAAACTGAAATCCAGGGGAATCTGGAAGATATTATCCGAATGGCTCAGGGCAGAATTATTGTCGGAACATTCGCCTCCCTGTTAATGAGGGTTCAGCAAATTATCCAGTTGGCGGAAAAATACAACCGCAAAGTTGTGATTGACGGATACAGTATGAAAACAAATATTGAAATTGCTCAAAAGCTTGGGTACTTAAAAATCAACAAAGGCACTTTACTGCCAATGAGTGAATTACAAAACTATCCAAGTCGCAGGATTCTGGTACTTTGCACTGGTGCTCAGGGTGAGGGTAGGGCAGTACTGATGCGTATCGCCAACCGCGAACATAAGGTGATCAGAATTGAGCCGGAAGACACGGTTGTATTTTCATCTTCCGTCGTACCGGGTAATGAAAGATCTGTTCAGAGACTGGTTGATACTCTGTACCGCGAAGGCGCGGAAGTAATCAACTATAAAATGATGGACATTCATGCGGGCGGACACGCGAAGCAGGAAGACCTTAAATTGATTATTAAACTGATCAATCCAAAATATTTTGTTCCGATTGAAGGCAATCATTCATTCTTGAAAGTCCATGCTAAAGTAGCAATGTCTGTCGGTTTTGATCCGAAGAAAATATTCGTCGCCGATAACGGACAAATCATGGAATTTACCAAGACAACCGGACGACTGACCTCAAAAAAAGTTCCATCTGATTATGTGTTTGTGGACGGGTTGGGCGTGGGTGATGTTTCCAACGTGGTTCTACGTGATCGTCGGATGATGTCTGATGACGGTATGCTGGTTGTAATAGCCACAATCGATGCAAAGACCGGCAATCTGATCGGCAATCCGGATATTATCTCCCGCGGGTTTGTATATATGAAGGAGAATAAAAAACTAATCTCAGATACCCGGGAAAAAGTGAAGAATTTGCTGAATGACAAACATCCGAATTCATCGGCCAACGATGCTTACATAAAAAACAAAATCAGGGATGATATCGGTCAGTTCCTATTCAGCAAAACACAAAGGAGACCGATGGTTTTGCCGGTGGTGATTGAGGTGTAA
- a CDS encoding serine protease, whose protein sequence is MEQINWHNPLMKITPYIFKIKTPSVSGTGFQIFYSEKTNFLGIATADHVISHEDDWEEPIRIIHHQSGKSVLLKHNDRTITRYPEKDVAFILFKNKDLPIIPKPLDLIDKDEILQQGFEVGWCGFPSVAANDLCFFSGHISCHIPKEESYLVDGVAINGVSGGPVFYADKNGEPKFSGIISAYVPNRATGETLPGLCVMRSIGSYQHILQDLKSIEKKIVKKGTKKT, encoded by the coding sequence ATGGAACAAATAAACTGGCATAATCCTTTAATGAAAATTACACCATATATTTTCAAAATCAAAACTCCGAGTGTATCAGGAACCGGATTTCAGATTTTTTATTCTGAAAAAACCAATTTCCTTGGTATTGCTACTGCGGATCATGTTATTTCTCATGAAGATGACTGGGAGGAACCAATCAGAATTATTCACCATCAGTCAGGAAAATCTGTCCTTTTAAAGCACAACGACAGAACAATTACAAGATATCCTGAGAAAGATGTGGCATTTATCCTATTTAAAAATAAGGATCTTCCAATAATACCAAAACCTTTGGACCTGATAGACAAAGACGAAATTCTTCAACAAGGTTTTGAAGTCGGTTGGTGCGGTTTTCCGTCCGTAGCTGCTAATGATCTTTGTTTTTTTTCCGGTCATATCAGTTGCCACATTCCCAAGGAAGAATCATATTTAGTTGACGGAGTCGCAATTAATGGAGTTAGTGGCGGACCCGTTTTTTATGCTGATAAAAATGGTGAGCCAAAGTTCTCCGGCATAATTTCAGCATATGTACCGAACAGAGCAACTGGTGAGACACTTCCGGGATTATGTGTTATGAGATCAATAGGATCATATCAACATATTCTGCAGGATTTAAAAAGCATTGAGAAAAAAATTGTAAAAAAAGGTACTAAAAAAACATAG
- a CDS encoding ABC transporter substrate-binding protein codes for MGKDNNTAEENPSVEKNPEGRNKFSNMFSVIKKSKKNNDGSSDKDKWIKKHKLMEKKLVTSLNDKKIPTYRQFKYLPRYFTKKESTIVQIALTVFIISFLFVLVRVYQTVTHVVPQSGGKYTEALVGSPKYINPILSQTNDTDMDIARLVFSGLLKIDSDLKLVNDLAEKYEISEDQKEYTVYLRKDLKFHDGQDLNADDVLFTFESIQDTSYRSPLYLNFSGVGLQRIDDYTVKFVLQEPFTPFLSSLTFGILPEHIWAEISPESAYLAEYNLKPIGSGPFQFNNYTKDKNGNIKSYELKKFESFYDNKPYLDQITFKFYPDPISAMDAAKNKNVDGVSFVANEYKEELQKRNGNIEYHSLRLPQYAAVFFNQKNELLKTKTVREALAYAVDKQSILQNALNGEGEIINGPILPGYVGYNPEIRKYEFNLDEARRILEEDGWKYPDAVDGEPAPTVRVKDGAELAFAISTINSSEYLATLTIIKQAWESIGVRLEVKEYSTKDIQKRVIKPRAYEALLFGEIVGTDPDPYPFWHSSQSRDPGLNLAVFYNKDIDQLLEEARKTNDEEQRRLKYLHFQNILADEIPAIFLYNPVYTYGLDEKVKGLEGQYISVPSDRFSGILNWFIKTNRRWGKES; via the coding sequence GTGGGAAAAGATAACAATACAGCGGAAGAAAATCCATCAGTTGAAAAAAATCCTGAAGGTAGGAATAAATTTTCAAACATGTTTTCAGTTATTAAAAAAAGCAAAAAAAATAACGACGGTTCTTCAGATAAAGACAAATGGATAAAAAAGCATAAACTGATGGAGAAAAAACTGGTAACTTCGCTGAACGATAAAAAAATTCCGACCTACCGCCAATTCAAATATCTACCGCGCTATTTTACCAAAAAAGAATCTACCATTGTACAGATTGCGCTGACTGTTTTCATTATTTCGTTCCTGTTTGTTTTGGTCAGGGTTTATCAGACCGTAACCCATGTTGTTCCTCAATCCGGCGGAAAGTATACGGAAGCATTGGTCGGATCGCCAAAGTATATCAATCCGATACTGTCTCAAACCAACGACACGGATATGGATATCGCCAGATTAGTTTTTTCCGGTTTATTGAAAATTGATTCAGATTTGAAATTAGTAAACGATCTTGCGGAAAAGTACGAAATATCCGAGGACCAGAAAGAATACACGGTGTATTTGCGCAAGGATCTGAAATTCCATGACGGTCAAGACCTGAACGCTGATGACGTATTGTTTACCTTTGAAAGTATCCAGGATACGAGCTATCGAAGCCCGTTATATCTGAATTTCAGCGGTGTGGGATTGCAGAGGATTGATGATTATACAGTCAAATTTGTTTTGCAGGAACCTTTCACTCCGTTTTTATCCAGTTTAACTTTTGGTATTTTACCGGAACATATTTGGGCCGAAATATCGCCGGAATCAGCGTATCTGGCTGAATATAATTTGAAACCAATCGGTTCCGGGCCGTTTCAATTCAATAATTATACAAAAGACAAAAACGGAAATATTAAATCATACGAACTAAAGAAATTTGAAAGTTTTTATGATAATAAACCGTATTTGGATCAGATTACTTTTAAGTTTTATCCGGATCCTATATCGGCAATGGACGCGGCAAAGAATAAGAATGTTGATGGCGTGAGCTTTGTCGCCAATGAATATAAGGAAGAACTACAAAAAAGAAATGGAAATATAGAATATCATTCCCTACGTTTACCCCAGTATGCCGCGGTGTTTTTCAACCAGAAGAATGAACTGCTGAAGACCAAAACCGTGAGAGAAGCGCTGGCCTATGCTGTTGATAAGCAATCAATCCTACAGAATGCGTTAAACGGGGAAGGCGAGATAATCAATGGTCCAATATTGCCGGGTTATGTCGGTTATAATCCTGAGATTAGAAAGTATGAGTTTAACCTGGATGAAGCTAGGCGGATTTTGGAGGAAGATGGCTGGAAGTACCCGGATGCTGTTGACGGTGAGCCGGCGCCTACGGTCCGCGTTAAGGACGGCGCGGAACTGGCGTTCGCGATTTCTACTATTAATTCATCGGAATATCTGGCGACACTTACGATAATTAAACAAGCATGGGAAAGTATTGGGGTACGTTTAGAGGTAAAGGAATATTCAACCAAAGATATTCAGAAAAGAGTGATTAAGCCACGCGCATATGAGGCGCTGTTATTCGGAGAAATAGTCGGAACTGATCCGGATCCGTATCCTTTTTGGCATTCTTCGCAGAGCAGGGACCCGGGCCTGAATCTTGCAGTGTTCTATAATAAAGATATTGATCAGCTGTTGGAAGAGGCCAGAAAAACGAATGATGAAGAACAACGTCGACTGAAATATTTGCATTTCCAAAACATTCTAGCAGACGAGATCCCCGCGATCTTTTTATACAATCCGGTTTATACATACGGTTTGGATGAAAAAGTCAAAGGATTGGAGGGTCAATATATTTCCGTCCCCTCAGACCGTTTCTCCGGTATTTTAAATTGGTTTATCAAAACCAACCGTAGATGGGGAAAGGAGTCTTAG
- a CDS encoding GNAT family N-acetyltransferase, translated as MLKVTIRKQKVSDAKRFYEILNNPNFIYFRICPKSVAEERKILQKHAKQNKKSLNQHFAIMYGTKMVGGCGIKINPDNKLCGEIGYFLDETYWGRGITTKAVKLLEKIGFRKLGLVRIEIKMNTKNTGSQKVAIKCGYKKEGLMRKAARRGDELHDAYLYAKVL; from the coding sequence ATGCTCAAAGTAACAATCCGCAAACAAAAAGTATCCGACGCGAAAAGGTTTTATGAGATTCTCAACAACCCCAATTTTATTTATTTCCGGATCTGCCCGAAATCAGTTGCGGAGGAAAGAAAAATCCTGCAGAAACACGCCAAGCAGAATAAAAAAAGCCTGAACCAGCACTTCGCTATCATGTACGGCACAAAGATGGTTGGCGGTTGCGGGATTAAAATCAACCCGGATAACAAACTGTGCGGGGAGATCGGGTATTTTCTGGACGAAACCTATTGGGGCAGGGGTATCACCACCAAAGCGGTGAAACTGCTGGAGAAAATTGGATTCCGGAAACTGGGATTGGTTAGAATTGAAATTAAAATGAATACGAAAAATACCGGCAGTCAAAAAGTAGCAATCAAATGCGGATACAAAAAAGAAGGACTAATGCGCAAAGCGGCCAGGCGCGGTGATGAACTGCATGACGCTTATCTCTACGCCAAGGTATTATAA
- a CDS encoding UvrD-helicase domain-containing protein, which translates to MENPILKDLNNKQLEAVKQTDGPVLILAGAGSGKTRTLVHRIAYLIDVLQVQPSSVLAVTFTNKAATEMRQRVEQLLHTKFSPSQLFNDRQPWVGTFHSFCVRILRKEIGALGYNNNFIIYDQYDQNSVMKEVFEVLHIDPKQYSPRTILSMICHQGKDNMLTPAEFQSRAKEHLEKIAADAYIEYQRQLKNLNALDFDDLIMLTVKLFQKFPEVLEKYQQRFQYIMVDEYQDTNHAQYVLANLLAKQSRNLCVVGDDWQGIYSFRGADIQNILDFEKDYPDAKVIHLEQNYRSTKTIVDASNYVIAKNASRTDKKLWTDEVEGNKIVVKQVTDESDEGDFIIKEIFGLNPEEENESDSDEIVYESEESQGMGILDTIMRVEGIKRSMRIGSPSVRNEIQQKIRGNTVDLSKFVVLYRTNAQSRALEESLLDYGVPYQIVGGVRFYERKEIKDVLAYLRILLEPKDSISLKRIINEPTRGIGAKTLSVLCGYAAEKNIDCLQATMEAQSIPDLSKRAALALENFGGMVEDIKFKANSLTPGEIIDLILLKTGYKKFTQDGTSEGETRWENIMELKSVAKKFDNLLGLDGIHQYLEEVSLVNGIDLLDSTKPGVTLMTAHNAKGLEFDVVFLAGMEEGLFPHTNSLFEPGEIEEERRLCYVGITRARKRVYITHTEQRTIWGSTRMSVPSRFITEIPNKYIQG; encoded by the coding sequence ATGGAAAACCCTATCCTCAAAGATTTAAATAATAAACAGCTGGAAGCAGTAAAACAGACCGATGGCCCTGTTTTAATTTTGGCGGGAGCCGGTTCCGGTAAAACCCGCACGCTGGTCCACCGGATTGCTTACTTAATAGACGTACTCCAAGTACAGCCGTCATCAGTCCTCGCAGTTACCTTCACCAACAAAGCAGCTACTGAAATGCGTCAGCGGGTGGAACAGCTTTTGCATACAAAATTCAGTCCCTCCCAGCTTTTCAATGACAGGCAGCCCTGGGTCGGAACTTTCCATTCCTTCTGCGTCAGAATACTGAGAAAAGAAATCGGAGCGCTGGGTTACAACAACAATTTTATTATTTATGACCAATATGATCAGAATTCGGTAATGAAAGAAGTGTTTGAAGTTCTCCATATTGATCCGAAACAATATTCACCGCGCACTATTTTAAGCATGATCTGTCATCAGGGGAAAGATAATATGCTGACACCTGCGGAATTCCAGTCCAGAGCCAAGGAACATCTGGAAAAGATCGCCGCGGATGCCTATATTGAATATCAAAGACAGCTAAAAAACCTGAATGCCCTGGATTTTGACGACTTGATCATGCTGACTGTCAAACTTTTCCAAAAATTCCCGGAGGTGCTGGAAAAATACCAGCAGCGTTTTCAATATATTATGGTGGATGAATACCAGGACACCAATCATGCTCAGTATGTTCTCGCCAATCTACTGGCTAAGCAGTCCCGTAACCTCTGCGTAGTCGGTGATGACTGGCAGGGTATTTATTCCTTCCGCGGAGCCGATATTCAGAACATTCTGGATTTTGAAAAAGACTATCCTGATGCAAAAGTAATCCACCTGGAACAGAATTACCGCTCCACTAAGACGATTGTTGATGCCAGCAACTACGTAATTGCCAAAAACGCGTCACGTACAGACAAAAAACTCTGGACCGATGAGGTGGAAGGCAACAAAATAGTGGTGAAGCAGGTAACAGATGAAAGTGACGAAGGTGATTTCATTATCAAAGAAATATTCGGCCTGAATCCCGAAGAAGAAAATGAAAGCGATAGCGATGAAATAGTCTATGAATCAGAAGAATCCCAAGGAATGGGAATTTTAGATACAATAATGCGCGTAGAGGGAATTAAAAGAAGCATGCGCATCGGATCCCCGTCCGTCAGAAATGAGATCCAGCAGAAAATCCGGGGAAATACAGTTGATTTATCAAAATTTGTCGTCCTGTACCGAACCAACGCACAGTCCCGGGCACTGGAAGAATCGCTTTTGGATTACGGGGTGCCCTACCAGATTGTCGGCGGCGTACGGTTTTATGAACGTAAAGAAATTAAAGATGTGCTGGCATATTTAAGGATACTTTTAGAGCCGAAAGACTCCATCAGCTTGAAAAGAATCATCAACGAACCAACCCGCGGAATCGGCGCAAAGACGCTGTCTGTTTTATGCGGGTACGCCGCCGAGAAAAATATTGACTGCCTGCAGGCAACCATGGAAGCGCAATCAATCCCGGACCTGTCCAAACGCGCGGCACTGGCGCTCGAGAATTTTGGCGGAATGGTTGAAGATATCAAGTTCAAAGCAAATAGTCTGACACCTGGGGAAATTATCGATCTGATCCTTTTAAAAACCGGCTACAAAAAATTTACGCAGGACGGTACATCAGAGGGGGAAACCCGCTGGGAAAATATTATGGAGTTGAAATCCGTGGCAAAAAAGTTTGATAACCTTCTAGGATTGGATGGAATCCATCAATATTTGGAAGAAGTGTCTTTAGTTAACGGCATTGACCTTCTGGACAGCACTAAGCCGGGTGTAACGCTGATGACCGCCCACAACGCTAAGGGTTTGGAATTCGACGTTGTTTTTCTGGCCGGCATGGAAGAAGGTCTCTTCCCCCATACTAACAGCCTGTTTGAGCCCGGTGAAATAGAAGAAGAGCGACGGCTGTGCTATGTTGGGATCACGCGCGCCAGAAAAAGGGTATACATCACGCATACTGAACAAAGAACAATCTGGGGCAGTACCAGAATGTCCGTCCCTTCCCGTTTTATCACCGAAATACCCAATAAATATATACAAGGGTAA
- a CDS encoding Fic family protein: protein MKYLHKTIASRLEAKRKELNKQRPLPKVAVKKLQEKLRLEMTYNSNAIEGNSLTLKETFLVINEGITVKGKPLKDHLETKDQYAALEYLYDLVDKNKQNTISERLIRSIHQIVVQETEKEQAGKYRTANVFIMGAKHTPPHAIEVPKLMESLLVWLKNNSKIPTVELAALFHHKLVQIHPFFDGNGRTARLAMNLILMKSGYPLTIILKNDRKKYYNVLAKADTGDYASLVNFIAQTVERSFDIYLKTLSSKKNKEKLISLKELTKKTSYSAKYLNLLVRQGKLEAYKEGRNWLSSKEALDRYIKGRERKR, encoded by the coding sequence ATGAAATATCTGCACAAAACAATCGCCTCTCGTTTGGAAGCTAAAAGAAAAGAATTAAATAAACAACGGCCATTGCCTAAAGTAGCAGTCAAAAAACTGCAAGAAAAACTAAGGTTAGAAATGACCTATAATTCTAATGCTATAGAAGGTAATAGTCTAACCCTCAAAGAAACTTTTTTAGTTATCAATGAGGGCATTACAGTTAAAGGCAAGCCTCTAAAAGACCACCTGGAAACTAAAGACCAATATGCAGCTTTAGAATATCTCTATGATTTGGTTGATAAAAACAAACAAAATACTATTTCTGAAAGGTTAATCCGCTCTATCCACCAAATTGTTGTCCAAGAAACAGAAAAAGAACAAGCTGGAAAATACAGAACTGCCAATGTTTTTATCATGGGTGCTAAGCATACACCACCCCATGCTATTGAAGTGCCGAAATTAATGGAAAGTTTATTAGTTTGGCTAAAAAATAACAGCAAGATCCCAACGGTTGAACTGGCTGCTTTATTTCATCACAAATTGGTACAGATTCACCCATTTTTTGACGGCAATGGCCGTACGGCTAGATTAGCTATGAATCTAATATTGATGAAAAGTGGCTATCCTCTAACTATCATACTAAAAAATGATAGAAAAAAATACTACAACGTCTTGGCTAAAGCCGATACCGGTGATTATGCATCACTAGTTAACTTCATAGCTCAAACAGTTGAGCGGTCTTTTGATATATACTTAAAGACTTTATCCTCTAAAAAAAATAAGGAAAAATTAATTTCTTTGAAGGAACTAACAAAAAAAACTTCTTACTCAGCTAAATATTTAAACTTACTAGTAAGACAGGGCAAACTCGAGGCCTACAAAGAAGGACGAAATTGGCTAAGCTCAAAAGAGGCTTTGGATAGATATATAAAAGGCCGGGAAAGAAAAAGGTAA
- a CDS encoding DUF1048 domain-containing protein, protein MANILKTVNDFWKKVTGDKKRWRRMEARAKKLPNDYHFAYDEIKKYMWKLSAGSGMDTIDILDGVLGLFEEGAADSKQVLDITGQDVAAFCDGLLGGAKTYVDNWRKDLNHTVAKKIENKD, encoded by the coding sequence ATGGCTAACATACTAAAAACAGTCAACGACTTCTGGAAAAAAGTAACCGGAGATAAAAAGAGATGGCGTAGAATGGAAGCACGCGCCAAAAAGCTACCCAACGACTACCATTTTGCATATGATGAGATAAAAAAATATATGTGGAAACTCTCCGCCGGCAGCGGAATGGATACAATAGATATTCTTGATGGTGTGCTAGGACTTTTTGAAGAAGGCGCAGCAGACAGCAAGCAAGTTTTGGATATCACCGGCCAAGACGTAGCCGCATTCTGCGACGGTCTATTGGGCGGGGCAAAAACATATGTAGACAACTGGCGCAAGGACCTCAACCACACAGTTGCGAAGAAAATTGAAAACAAAGACTAA
- a CDS encoding PadR family transcriptional regulator has protein sequence MLKGVLEGCILEIISRKETYGYEIASMLRELGFTDVVEGTVYTILLRLENGKLVNIKKKSSDVGPVRKFYTLNSAGRKELSTFWAKWQFVTKSINKLKEQSNG, from the coding sequence ATGTTAAAAGGCGTACTCGAGGGCTGTATCCTGGAAATCATCAGCCGGAAGGAAACCTACGGCTATGAAATAGCATCCATGCTCCGCGAGCTGGGTTTCACGGACGTGGTGGAAGGAACGGTCTATACCATTCTGCTACGCCTCGAGAATGGCAAGCTGGTAAACATCAAGAAAAAATCGTCCGACGTCGGACCGGTGCGCAAATTCTACACGCTCAACAGCGCGGGACGGAAAGAACTGTCCACCTTCTGGGCAAAATGGCAGTTCGTCACAAAAAGTATTAACAAACTAAAGGAACAATCAAATGGCTAA
- the secG gene encoding preprotein translocase subunit SecG, with product MQNILNIVQLVVAVMLIIAILLQNKGAGLGGVFGGDGNTYSTKRGFEKNLHIITIVLAVLFIGLALSNFII from the coding sequence ATGCAAAACATCCTAAATATTGTTCAGTTAGTAGTGGCGGTTATGCTGATAATCGCGATTTTACTTCAAAATAAAGGGGCCGGCCTCGGTGGTGTTTTCGGCGGAGATGGAAACACATATTCAACCAAGCGCGGCTTTGAAAAAAACTTACATATTATTACTATCGTGCTGGCTGTGTTATTTATCGGGCTGGCACTGAGTAATTTCATCATTTAA